Part of the Paludisphaera borealis genome, TCAAGGTCGGCGATTACCTGCTGGCGGTCGACGGCAAGGACGTGAAGGCCGACGCCGAGGTCTACAAGCACTTCGAGCAGACCGTGGGACGGCGGATCGAGCTGAAGGTCGGACCCAAGCCCGACGGCGTGGGCGCCCGCACGGTCGTCGTCGAGCCGATCGCCGACGAGGGCCCGCTCCGCAACCGCGCGTGGGTCGAGGGGAACCTCCGCAAGGTCCACGAGCGGACGAAGGGGCGCGTGGCGTACATCTACGTCCCCAACACGGCGGGCCAGGGGTACTCGTACTTCAAGCGTTACTTCTTTCCCCAGGCTGACAAGGACGCCGCGATCATCGACGAGCGGTTCAACGGCGGCGGCCAGGTCGCCGACTACTACATCGACCTCCTCCGCCGCCCGGTGGTGAGCTACTGGGCGACCCGCCACGGCGAGCCCCTGCGCACGCCCAACGCGGCGATCCCCGGACCCAAGGTGATGATCATCGACGAGACCGCCGGCTCCGGCGGCGACATGCTCCCCTGGATGTTCCGCAAGTTCAACCTCGGCCCGCTCGTCGGCAAACGGACCTGGGGGGGCCTGGTCGGCATCCTCGGGTTCCCGGTCCTCATGGACGGCGGCGGCGTCACCGCGCCCGACCTGGCGATCTTCACCGAGGACGGCTGGATCGTCGAGAACGAAGGCGTCGCCCCCGACGTCGACGTCGAACAAGACCCCGCCGCTGTCGCCGCCGGCGCCGACCCGCAGCTCGACAAGGCCATCGACATGGCCCTCGAAGCCCTCAAGAAATCCCCGCCCCCCGCGCGCCCCAACCGCCCCGACGACCCCGTCCGCGTCCGCCGCGCGCCGGCCGCCGTCGCGCCCGCGCCTGCCGCTCCGGCCACGGCTCCTGCGGCGAAATGAGGGATCTCCGGGTGGCCCGGGTTCGAGCCCGAACCCGTTCCATCCGCCGATCGGCGACCTTCAGGCCGCGCGGCTGGCGAGCCTCGAAGAAAGCCTGAATTAGACGGCTTTCGGCTTGGCCCGCCGCGACAGGCAATAGCCGAGCGTCACCGCTACTCCCGCCAGGACCGCGCCGCTCCCGACCGTCGCGGCCACCGGGATCGGCGCGAACGCCCACAGGCCGGCATAGACGAGCCCGCTCAGCACCATGGACCAACTCGCGACCCGCCTGGCCTGGCCGGCGCTGGCGGGGACCCGGACCAGGACCATGGCCTTGGGCATCCGGTTGCCGTACCAGACCATCCAGAGCCCGATAACGCCGGTGACCAACCGTGTGACCGTGTCGCGGTCGATATAGCCCAGCTTGTGCGCGAAGATCGCGCCAAGCGCCAGGGCCATCATGCCGCCGGCCCAGACGAGACATGCCGTCAGTTCCTTCATCGTGTGATCTCCTTCTTGGGCTCCGGCGCCTCCGCGCCCAGGCCGAACGAATGGACGAAGCCCAGCAGCGCCTCTTCGAGCACCGAGAGCTTCAGGTGATAGATGATGGACTTGCCGACCTTCTCGGCGTGCACCAGGTCGGCCTCCTTCAACACCGCGAAGTGCGCCGACATCGTCGGCTTGGAGAAGTCGAACTGGTCGCTGAGCTCGCCCGCGCTCATCGGCCCCTTGCGGAGCAGCAGCAGCACGCGGCGGCGTGTCGGATCGGAAAGGGCTTTGAATACCTTGCTCATGATTCGACAGTAAGCTAATCGACGAAATGTGTCAAGGGCGGGCATTCGCGCCGCGCGCCGGCAGCCGTCGCGCCCGCTGCGAAAGAGCGAGGTGGATGCGAGCCTCGGCCTTCCACACGGGTTCGGACGAACCGAGTCCGTGCCACCCATGACCTTGCCATTATGGATTGGACGGGGAGGGCCGCCCGTCAGGCCAGAACGTCCTTGACGACGTTGCCGGAGACGTCGGTGAGGCGGTAGTAGCGGCCCTGGTGCTTGAAGGTCAGGCGCTCGTGGTCGATGCCGAGCAGCGCGAGGATCGTGGCGTGGAAGTCGTGGACGTGGACGGGGTTCTCGGCGACGTTGTAGCCGAAGTCGTCGGTCGCGCCGAAGGTGAAGCCCGGCTTGATCCCGCCGCCGGCCGCCCAGATGGTGAAGCAGCGGGGGTGGTGGTCGCGGCCGTAGTCGGTCGGGGTCAGCTTGCCCTGGCTGTAGTTCGTCCGGCCGAACTCGCCCCCCCAGAGGACCAGGGTGTCGTCGAGCATCCCGCGCTGCTTCAGGTCGCGGATGAGCGCGGCACAGCCGTGGTCGGTCTCCTTGGTCAACTGGCGGATGCCGCCCGGCAGGCCGCCGTGGTGGTCCCAGCCGGGATGGTAAAGCTGGATGAACCGCACCCCGCGTTCGGCCAGCCGCCGGGCCAGGAGGCAGTTGGCGGCGAAGCTGCCGGGGTTGCGCGCGTCGGGTCCGTAAAGGTCGTAGATATGTTCCGGCTCGCTGGCGATCCCGGCGACCTCGGGGACCGAGCTTTGCATCCGGTACGCCATCTCGTACTGGGCGATCCGCGCGTTGACGGCCGGGTCGAGCGCGGCGTCATACTCGATCTGGTGCAGCTCGCGGAGCCGGTCGAGCATCTTCCGGCGCGAGGCCGACGACACGCCCGGCGGGTTCTCCAGATACAGCACCGGCTCGGCCCCCGCGCGGAACTGCACCCCCTGGTGGATCGAGGGCAAAAAGCCGTTGCCCCAGAGCCGCGAGTACAACGGCTGGTCGACCGGCCGCTTGCTGATCAGGACGCAGAACGTCGGCAGGTTCTGGTTGGCCGAGCCCAGCCCGTAGCTCAGCCACGAGCCCATCGACGGCCGGCCGGCGATCTGCGAGCCGGTCTGGAAGAACGTGATCGCCGGGTCGTGGTTGATCGCCTCGGTGTAGAGCGACCGGATGAAGCACAGCTCGTCGGCGACCTTCGCCGTCTGCGGCAGCAGGTCGCTGACCCACGCGCCCGAAGCGCCGTGGCGGGCGAACGGGAAGATCGACCCGGCCAGCGG contains:
- a CDS encoding autorepressor SdpR family transcription factor, with the translated sequence MSKVFKALSDPTRRRVLLLLRKGPMSAGELSDQFDFSKPTMSAHFAVLKEADLVHAEKVGKSIIYHLKLSVLEEALLGFVHSFGLGAEAPEPKKEITR
- a CDS encoding DUF1501 domain-containing protein; this translates as MDFLNDPGLRGNRRHFFSRTSLGLGGAALASLMGESLTTPARGADRSKPVDAIDPAYRGVLAQPHFAPKAKRVIYLFMSGGPSQLDLFDHKPLLNQMNGKDLPDSIRNGQRLTGMSSNQATLPLAGSIFPFARHGASGAWVSDLLPQTAKVADELCFIRSLYTEAINHDPAITFFQTGSQIAGRPSMGSWLSYGLGSANQNLPTFCVLISKRPVDQPLYSRLWGNGFLPSIHQGVQFRAGAEPVLYLENPPGVSSASRRKMLDRLRELHQIEYDAALDPAVNARIAQYEMAYRMQSSVPEVAGIASEPEHIYDLYGPDARNPGSFAANCLLARRLAERGVRFIQLYHPGWDHHGGLPGGIRQLTKETDHGCAALIRDLKQRGMLDDTLVLWGGEFGRTNYSQGKLTPTDYGRDHHPRCFTIWAAGGGIKPGFTFGATDDFGYNVAENPVHVHDFHATILALLGIDHERLTFKHQGRYYRLTDVSGNVVKDVLA
- a CDS encoding ammonium transporter, translated to MKELTACLVWAGGMMALALGAIFAHKLGYIDRDTVTRLVTGVIGLWMVWYGNRMPKAMVLVRVPASAGQARRVASWSMVLSGLVYAGLWAFAPIPVAATVGSGAVLAGVAVTLGYCLSRRAKPKAV